AGTACCTGCCCTGTGGGGGTCCTGAACATTGAAATACAGggtaataaagtatacagagaaacagatatactACAGTCTGTAAGTGTGGAACTACAAAGCGCTCCTATTTGTTTAGTCAACCTGATAAAATGTACAGGGTAGAAATGTGGAGATGGTCATAATATTGCACCCCATTGATGTATGAAGATGAATTATAGGTTACATGATTGAATTTTAGTGTCTTTCAACAATGGTGGATACAAACGATAgaacacactacactacaattGAAATACACAAGAAAATATATTTCAAGTCTTACCTTTAAGTGCTGCAATTTGTGCATCAGCACATTCAGTGAACAGGTTTTCAAAGATATGCAAGAGTGAGAATCCAAGTCCATGGGTAGCCAAGTTGAACATGCCAGCCTCTGCTTTTATGCCTTCACTGGCTGTTTTGATCATTTCTCTTAtagaaataaatgtatgattagtttACAGTAGGGCTGTAATTCTACAAACATGACACtgaatttaaattgtttttacaaatatttttttcttttgatccgCAAATGAGTGTAATCCAATTTCCTTCCATTTGTTTCTTAATTAGCATGAAATAATGACAGATGTGCtatgatattttaataaaataataagaagcagaatataaataaatgctgtgaaatgaaacataaaaaaatttaatattcctggttttcaaaatataaaaatatttaaaagacaATTATGTATAAAAGAGGATTGACTTTCTGGAAGATATAagatatgtttttctattttacataaagTATTATCATATGTTTTAATTATGCATCATGGTCACATTGGAGTACATCTGTATTTTTTATCTGTACATCAGATATAACTGTTTAGGAAAAGGTGTGGTGTtacttttataatataattttaaacaaattctaaattTGAAATTAAAACAGACTCTTACTTGAATAATGCCAGGTGACCAAGGGCCACATCGGTGTCTCGTTCCTCTAATAACTTCACCTTACTGAAAGGTACTTGTGTTGCCACAAGGTGACTAAGGCTTTGGCTCAGATCAACTACCTCCCCTTTGAACATAGAAGAACATTCAATTTAATCTAAAGTTCTGAAATAAGATTAATAAGTCTTAAATGTTCATAGACATTGCTGTACAGGatacacttaaaaatgaaaatgttaataTTCTACACTGCACTACATGTGGTAATCTGTACTGTACCCTCTGTCAGCTTGCTGCACATGGAGGTCAGTGTTGTAACTGGCCTTGGACAGACCCCTACATTGTCCAGTTCTGTCTTGAGActagcttttttgtttttgtccatCCTCAGGTACGCCACACAAGATGCAAGGGACATGCCCTCTGGTGGCCCAACTCTCCTTTTCAGCTCCTCTACAGTCACTGAATatcttattaaaaaaatcatgtcattAATTTCAAACAAGGGCATTATATATTATAGGGTTACTTCTTCACTGATTCCTATACTACTGATCACTAATCTGGCTTCTGCCTtcacacaaaacattatatgaAAACCACATAACATTTAACTACAATCAAATTCACATATTGTAACTTTAAGTACACACCTCTTTTTACGATGCCCAAATCCAAGAGGTAAGATGGCCTCTACCTCTTTAAAGAGGATCTCAGATGGACAGGCATTGCTGCAAAGGGTTGGGCTATGGGGAGTGCTTATGTTATTAGGTCCAGAGGTGGATGCTATTTCTTCAGTGGGTCTTATTGCTGGGGTCggtgctggtggtgaagtgatGGCTGAGGATGGTGCTGGCGGTGAAGTGATGGTTGAGGATGGTGCTGGGGTAggtgctggtggtgaagtgatggctgtgaatggtgctggtggtgaagtgatggctgtgaatggtgctggtggtgaagtgatGGCTGAGGATGGTGCTGGGGTAggtgctggtggtgaagtgatggctgaggatggtgctggtggtgaagtgatGGTTGAGGATGGTGCTGGGGTAggtgctggtggtgaagtgatggctgtgaatggtgctggtggtgaagtgatGGTTGAGTATGGTGCTGGGGTCggtgctggtggtgaagtgatGGCTGAGGATGGTGCTGGCGGTGAAGTGATGGTTGAGGATGGTGCTGATGTAggtgctggtggtgaagtgatggctgtgaatggtgctggtggtgaagtgatggctgaggatggtgctggtggtgaagtgatGGCTGAGGATGGTGCTGGTGGAGAAGTGATGGCTGAGGATGGTGCTGGTGGTAAAGTGATTGCTGAGGAAGATGTTAAGGTGGGTGCTTGTGTTAATATCTTGGCTGCAGTAGAAGACTGTACAGGATTGGGGGGCTTTTTTGAGGGAAGAACTAAGGGGTGGCAGGCTCTTTTGCGGCTGCGGGTCATTGGGGCAGATTGTGAAGGTGGAGTAGAGGATGGTGCTGGGGTAGGTGCTGGTGGTAAAGTGACAGCTGAGGAAGATGctaaggtgggagtgtgtgttaaaatCTTGGCTTTGGTAGAAGACTGTAAAGGGTTAGAGGGCTTTTTTGAGGGAAGTAGTAAGGTGGGGCAGGGTCTTTTGCGCCGACGGGTCATTGGGGCAGATTCTTTAGGTGGAGGAGAGGATGGTGCAGAATTTCTCACAGGCCGGATAGTTCTTCCTACAATAGCAAgccacagacagagacagactgtCAGATAATAATGATGAATAGAGACAAAGAAATGAATCAGCTTGTATCACCTAAATTTTAGGGAAAATGTGTTTAGCAATCAGGTGACATTCTGATACTCAGCTGGACTTGTGGGCTAATctgcaacataaaaaataaaaggttaaTGATGCTGGAACACTGCATGTTCAAGGTATTATGACTATTCCTATATATCACAGGCTTACTGTGTGGTCTTCGTGTTGACTGTCCTGGTAAAGTGAGTAGAAACGTATACAGATATATTGTTATGTAGTACTCAGTAACAAGTAGCTAATCATGTAGCAAATCACCCTCTCAATATGATATACGATTGCCTTTCTTACAGTCAGGAAAACTTATTTTCCAGTAGAGTTATATTAAATTCATAAACATGCAGTGGATAATCACCTCTGCAGTCACAAACCTGACATAGGCTATATGTAAGCCCATTATGTGTCATGGGCATTCATGGGCatgtagtg
This genomic interval from Astyanax mexicanus isolate ESR-SI-001 chromosome 1, AstMex3_surface, whole genome shotgun sequence contains the following:
- the LOC125801397 gene encoding uncharacterized protein LOC125801397 isoform X1, whose amino-acid sequence is MFGRTIRPVRNSAPSSPPPKESAPMTRRRKRPCPTLLLPSKKPSNPLQSSTKAKILTHTPTLASSSAVTLPPAPTPAPSSTPPSQSAPMTRSRKRACHPLVLPSKKPPNPVQSSTAAKILTQAPTLTSSSAITLPPAPSSAITSPPAPSSAITSPPAPSSAITSPPAPFTAITSPPAPTSAPSSTITSPPAPSSAITSPPAPTPAPYSTITSPPAPFTAITSPPAPTPAPSSTITSPPAPSSAITSPPAPTPAPSSAITSPPAPFTAITSPPAPFTAITSPPAPTPAPSSTITSPPAPSSAITSPPAPTPAIRPTEEIASTSGPNNISTPHSPTLCSNACPSEILFKEVEAILPLGFGHRKKRYSVTVEELKRRVGPPEGMSLASCVAYLRMDKNKKASLKTELDNVGVCPRPVTTLTSMCSKLTEGEVVDLSQSLSHLVATQVPFSKVKLLEERDTDVALGHLALFKEMIKTASEGIKAEAGMFNLATHGLGFSLLHIFENLFTECADAQIAALKGKT
- the LOC125801397 gene encoding uncharacterized protein LOC125801397 isoform X2, whose translation is MFGRTIRPVRNSAPSSPPPKESAPMTRRRKRPCPTLLLPSKKPSNPLQSSTKAKILTHTPTLASSSAVTLPPAPTPAPSSTPPSQSAPMTRSRKRACHPLVLPSKKPPNPVQSSTAAKILTQAPTLTSSSAITLPPAPSSAITSPPAPSSAITSPPAPSSAITSPPAPFTAITSPPAPTSAPSSTITSPPAPSSAITSPPAPTPAPYSTITSPPAPFTAITSPPAPTPAPSSTITSPPAPSSAITSPPAPTPAPSSAITSPPAPFTAITSPPAPFTAITSPPAPTPAPSSTITSPPAPSSAITSPPAPTPAIRPTEEIASTSGPNNISTPHSPTLCSNACPSEILFKEVEAILPLGFGHRKKRYSVTVEELKRRVGPPEGMSLASCVAYLRMDKNKKASLKTELDNVGVCPRPVTTLTSMCSKLTEGEVVDLSQSLSHLVATQVPFSKVKLLEERDTDVALGHLALFKEMIKTASEGIKAEAGMFNLATHGLGFSLLHIFENLFTECADAQIAALKAT